One Alicyclobacillus acidoterrestris DNA window includes the following coding sequences:
- a CDS encoding helix-turn-helix transcriptional regulator: MKSVQDEFGFLKELIKGIARQFGSNCEVVLHDLERPYESTIVAIENGHVTNRKVGDPGTNLGLELLRGNVENGNKFNYITQTKDGRLLRSTSIYMQNDEGKTIGSICINFDITALTMAERALREITDCDVQPEYKETFVNDVNELLDTLIQEAQDIVGKPVAMMAKEDKVEFIRHLDRRGAFLIKKSGERVCSYLNISKFTLYNYLGSQQSH, translated from the coding sequence TTGAAGTCTGTTCAAGATGAGTTTGGTTTTTTAAAGGAACTTATAAAGGGAATTGCACGTCAGTTTGGGAGTAATTGTGAGGTTGTGCTTCATGATTTAGAACGACCATACGAAAGCACGATTGTAGCCATTGAAAATGGTCATGTAACGAATCGGAAGGTAGGTGACCCAGGAACAAATTTAGGATTGGAATTGCTGCGAGGTAACGTCGAAAACGGAAATAAGTTCAACTATATTACACAGACAAAGGACGGGAGGTTATTAAGATCAACATCAATTTATATGCAAAATGATGAGGGAAAAACAATTGGTAGCATTTGCATAAATTTTGACATAACCGCCTTGACAATGGCTGAGAGAGCACTTCGAGAGATAACTGACTGTGATGTACAGCCTGAGTACAAAGAGACTTTCGTTAATGACGTGAACGAACTACTGGATACTCTGATTCAGGAAGCCCAGGACATCGTCGGTAAGCCTGTGGCGATGATGGCGAAGGAAGACAAAGTTGAATTTATTCGACATTTGGACCGAAGAGGCGCGTTTCTCATTAAGAAGTCTGGGGAACGAGTTTGTAGTTATCTTAATATATCGAAGTTCACTTTATATAACTACTTAGGTAGCCAGCAATCTCATTGA
- a CDS encoding MerR family transcriptional regulator, translated as MHVLLRHAASLHRQRLLGLPDQLYLRQTHPTNIRLTWSLLHGLTCVSTRTHTDFLVRRRQQRSDPSTEPTYTIADISKQTGLSYDTIRYYEKIGLLPPIERKHNGQREYSQRHLDRLIFVLRLKRTNMPLKEIKQYLVLTAANQYEACYKLLHEHKCKIESEMAEMQATLDIVEYKLGNFIELMNRSQLQGDEEYDG; from the coding sequence GTGCATGTCTTATTAAGACATGCCGCGAGCCTGCACCGGCAGCGCTTGCTAGGACTCCCTGACCAGCTCTACCTGCGACAAACACACCCTACAAACATCCGCTTGACATGGAGTTTACTCCATGGGCTAACATGCGTATCAACACGAACACACACAGATTTCCTCGTTCGTCGGAGACAACAAAGGAGTGACCCATCAACGGAACCCACATACACGATTGCGGATATCTCGAAGCAGACAGGGCTTAGCTACGATACCATCCGGTATTACGAAAAAATCGGACTGCTGCCGCCCATTGAGCGGAAGCACAATGGGCAACGCGAGTACAGCCAGCGGCACCTGGACCGTTTAATTTTTGTCCTCCGCCTGAAGCGAACCAATATGCCATTGAAGGAGATCAAGCAATACTTGGTGCTAACCGCTGCGAATCAATACGAGGCGTGCTACAAGTTACTGCATGAGCACAAGTGCAAAATTGAATCGGAGATGGCAGAAATGCAGGCCACGTTAGACATTGTGGAGTACAAGCTAGGGAACTTTATAGAACTCATGAATCGCTCGCAATTACAGGGAGATGAAGAATATGACGGATAA
- a CDS encoding MFS transporter: MRQRVGSIRWGIAVLLGIGVVINYFDRTNISVATKPLMQAYHLTPGQMGILLSAFGWSYSFLQIPIGVILDKIGVKWLVRVTTILWSLATFMTAIVSGMGLILLSRVLLGAAEAPSFPSNAKAVGYWFPLKERGLATSAYDAAAKFSNVVGVPLVAFIVVEWGWRGGFYATAILSLLYAGAFWIWYRDPKEKRSLTESERQYIAEGGAQDEGSAPGGILRNLGYLLRNRKVWGLTIGFAAYDYAFYLFLTWLPGYLETQMHMTVLKTGLYTIIPWAFATVADLFAGWITDFFIKRGYHPSKTRKTLISIGMILGLAVIGATFTRNPGVAIVWITIALSGLSFAAPIGGSLPSIVAPKGTVGTVLSIMNFISNVMSILAPIVTGFIVGGSGSFAPAFIVAALVVLIGIFFYLVVMGEISPIQSPFINRTPDDQVRAGL; the protein is encoded by the coding sequence ATGAGGCAAAGAGTAGGCTCAATACGCTGGGGTATAGCCGTATTGCTAGGCATAGGGGTTGTGATTAATTATTTTGATAGGACAAATATCTCTGTCGCTACAAAACCACTAATGCAGGCTTATCATCTGACTCCGGGGCAAATGGGCATCTTGTTGTCAGCTTTCGGATGGTCGTACTCATTTCTCCAAATTCCTATTGGAGTCATTCTCGACAAAATTGGCGTGAAATGGCTTGTGCGCGTGACGACTATTCTGTGGTCGCTTGCCACCTTTATGACTGCAATTGTTAGTGGAATGGGACTCATATTGCTCTCACGCGTACTCTTAGGTGCCGCTGAGGCCCCTTCCTTCCCTAGTAACGCGAAAGCGGTAGGATACTGGTTCCCCTTGAAAGAAAGAGGTCTCGCAACATCAGCATACGATGCTGCCGCGAAATTTTCGAATGTGGTCGGGGTGCCATTAGTAGCATTTATTGTCGTGGAATGGGGATGGCGAGGTGGGTTCTATGCAACAGCCATTCTAAGTCTATTGTACGCCGGTGCATTTTGGATTTGGTACCGAGATCCAAAGGAAAAAAGGTCTCTCACAGAGTCAGAACGCCAGTATATTGCTGAAGGTGGTGCACAAGATGAAGGGAGTGCGCCAGGAGGCATATTAAGGAACCTTGGCTATTTGTTAAGGAATCGGAAAGTTTGGGGATTGACCATTGGATTTGCGGCATATGACTATGCGTTTTACCTTTTCTTAACGTGGCTACCTGGATATTTGGAAACACAGATGCACATGACAGTTCTCAAGACAGGTCTATACACAATTATTCCTTGGGCGTTCGCAACGGTAGCAGACTTATTTGCCGGATGGATCACAGATTTTTTCATCAAACGCGGCTATCATCCTTCCAAAACTCGTAAAACGCTGATCAGTATTGGTATGATATTGGGCTTAGCAGTCATTGGTGCAACGTTTACTCGAAACCCCGGCGTTGCGATTGTGTGGATCACAATCGCGCTAAGCGGCTTATCCTTCGCAGCTCCAATCGGTGGAAGTTTACCGTCTATTGTGGCACCAAAGGGTACTGTCGGCACTGTACTAAGTATCATGAATTTTATTTCGAATGTTATGAGTATATTGGCACCGATAGTGACTGGATTCATCGTTGGTGGAAGCGGATCGTTCGCGCCAGCATTCATCGTAGCTGCACTTGTCGTTCTAATCGGGATATTTTTCTATCTCGTGGTCATGGGAGAAATTTCGCCCATTCAATCGCCGTTCATTAATCGTACGCCTGATGATCAAGTCCGTGCGGGATTGTAG
- a CDS encoding IS256 family transposase: MASTDKIALLELIRKIGLEDGDVDFLKEGLRVLTQAVMEAEVSSLIGAERYERSEKRSNSRNGYREREWDTRVGTIDLQIPKLRKGSYFPSMLEPRRKAEKALLSVVQEAYVHGVSTRKVDELVESMGIQGISKSEVSRICKELDEVVQEFKNRPLEGTYPYLWLDATFPRVREGGRVQSMAFVIAIGVRDTGEREVLGFDIGTSEDGSFWLTFIRSLVARGLRGVQLVISDAHEGLRSAIGSALTGATWQRCRVHTMRNILSQVPRASQPMVSSIVRTIFAQPTQETAKQQLDVVVEQLRGKFPKAMDVLERAEEDVLAYMAFPKEHWKQICSTNPLERLNRELRRRFDVVGIFPNRESVIRLGGAILQEQNDEWIVARRYFSRESMAKLMSTQEPQLLAPTSVLHK; the protein is encoded by the coding sequence ATGGCTTCTACAGACAAGATCGCACTTTTGGAGTTAATTCGCAAGATCGGATTAGAAGATGGTGATGTCGATTTTTTGAAGGAAGGGCTGAGAGTCCTAACCCAGGCAGTGATGGAGGCTGAAGTGAGCTCCTTGATTGGCGCTGAACGGTATGAGCGCAGTGAGAAACGCAGCAATAGCCGTAATGGTTACAGAGAACGGGAATGGGACACCCGTGTCGGAACGATTGATTTGCAGATTCCGAAGCTTCGGAAAGGAAGCTACTTCCCCAGCATGCTAGAGCCTCGGCGGAAAGCTGAGAAGGCGTTGCTGTCCGTTGTTCAAGAGGCGTATGTGCATGGTGTGAGCACCCGCAAGGTGGACGAGTTGGTTGAGTCTATGGGCATTCAAGGAATTAGCAAGAGTGAAGTATCTCGTATCTGCAAAGAGTTAGACGAAGTAGTGCAGGAATTTAAAAACCGCCCACTTGAGGGGACATACCCATATCTATGGTTGGATGCGACATTCCCGAGAGTCCGTGAAGGCGGACGAGTTCAGAGTATGGCATTTGTAATTGCAATTGGCGTGCGAGACACCGGTGAGCGTGAGGTGTTGGGGTTTGACATTGGGACTAGTGAGGATGGCTCGTTTTGGCTGACATTCATCCGAAGTCTGGTTGCGCGTGGGTTGCGTGGTGTACAGCTGGTAATTAGTGATGCTCACGAAGGACTGCGCAGTGCGATTGGCTCTGCGTTGACCGGAGCGACCTGGCAGCGCTGTCGAGTTCATACAATGCGCAACATCCTCAGCCAGGTGCCTAGAGCGTCGCAACCGATGGTCTCGTCTATTGTCCGGACCATATTCGCTCAGCCAACACAGGAAACAGCCAAACAGCAACTGGATGTGGTCGTAGAGCAACTTCGTGGAAAGTTTCCAAAGGCGATGGATGTCTTGGAACGTGCAGAGGAAGACGTGCTAGCGTACATGGCATTCCCGAAGGAACACTGGAAACAGATATGCTCGACAAACCCACTTGAGCGCTTAAATCGTGAACTCAGGCGACGCTTCGATGTCGTTGGTATCTTCCCGAACCGAGAGTCTGTCATTCGTCTAGGCGGAGCAATCCTCCAGGAACAGAACGATGAATGGATTGTAGCAAGGCGCTACTTTAGCCGAGAGTCAATGGCAAAACTCATGAGCACTCAAGAACCGCAATTACTGGCGCCAACGTCAGTTTTGCATAAATAG
- a CDS encoding GTPase domain-containing protein — MLNAELTAVLVGMESAGKSTIFSKLTNYVTGEEVNFRGSTVMCRRAVIHGTNITIIDTPGIRHQSDSETTRMALNEARQGDVIVFVIRGTHAAFELKMLSRELAYHRHRVAVILTFEDKTPISFCRAVEQFCQAHGVPFVSVDARAFEHRKHALIVQAVRSAKLLTHPLHEIFALDLANVDPPNTLLEHTKVGPWLALILTILLFGVPVVAAYLFASVTQPYLDTWILNPLRGFMQAQRWCPVKWCKLSATTSCRLFMQN; from the coding sequence ATGCTGAATGCGGAACTCACAGCGGTTTTAGTGGGGATGGAGTCGGCCGGGAAGTCGACCATTTTCTCCAAGTTGACCAACTATGTTACCGGTGAGGAGGTTAACTTTCGCGGATCGACCGTCATGTGTCGTCGCGCCGTCATTCATGGCACGAATATTACCATCATCGATACGCCGGGCATTCGTCACCAGTCAGATAGTGAAACCACGAGAATGGCCTTGAATGAAGCGCGTCAGGGTGACGTGATTGTCTTTGTGATTCGGGGAACCCATGCGGCGTTTGAGTTGAAGATGTTGTCTCGCGAACTTGCGTATCATCGACATCGCGTGGCGGTCATCCTCACGTTTGAAGACAAAACGCCGATTTCGTTTTGCCGCGCCGTGGAACAGTTTTGCCAAGCCCATGGCGTTCCATTTGTCTCTGTCGATGCGCGTGCATTTGAGCACCGCAAACATGCGCTAATCGTACAGGCGGTGCGTTCTGCCAAATTGCTCACGCATCCGTTGCACGAGATATTTGCACTGGATTTGGCCAATGTCGATCCGCCGAATACCCTACTAGAACACACAAAAGTGGGCCCGTGGCTCGCACTGATACTGACGATCTTACTATTTGGGGTTCCGGTAGTTGCGGCCTACCTTTTCGCCAGTGTGACACAGCCCTATTTGGATACGTGGATTTTGAATCCACTTCGGGGGTTCATGCAGGCGCAACGGTGGTGTCCCGTCAAGTGGTGTAAATTGAGTGCAACCACTTCGTGTCGGCTATTTATGCAAAACTGA
- a CDS encoding NAD(P)-binding domain-containing protein, which produces MRPTQPICATGFRGGLSVIAEHFEWSAGETVTLSSRDESTKTAGLFVVGPSVRHGNVILCFIYKFRQRFAVIAEELVNRLGIPLETSVTEYYRRNNMYLDDLTCCEVRCEC; this is translated from the coding sequence CTGCGCCCGACGCAACCTATCTGTGCGACAGGGTTTCGCGGTGGACTGTCTGTCATTGCTGAGCATTTCGAATGGTCAGCGGGTGAGACGGTGACACTCAGTTCACGAGATGAGTCCACGAAGACAGCCGGATTGTTCGTGGTGGGTCCCTCCGTTCGGCACGGCAATGTCATCTTGTGCTTCATATATAAATTTCGGCAACGGTTCGCCGTCATTGCCGAGGAACTTGTCAATCGCCTGGGTATCCCTTTGGAGACTTCGGTGACGGAGTATTATCGCCGCAACAATATGTACTTGGACGACCTTACCTGCTGTGAGGTGAGGTGCGAATGCTGA
- a CDS encoding NAD(P)-binding domain-containing protein translates to MNKTQDCTATALMGHVYDVVIVGAGAAGIGVGIVLSQLGVNNFVVVEGETVGASFKKWPQETRFITPSFPGQGFGALDLNAIVPDTSPGYTLATEHMSGAEYAEYLHAVAEHFDIPICEHTYVRRVDKSGEVFLLETSQGLVESRFVVWATGEFHYPEDAAFQGAEVCLHSSRVASWSALAGDDYLIIGGNESGMDAAYHLIQSSKRVIRFGFTLKTARLGCARRNLSVRQGFAVDCLSLLSISNGQRVRR, encoded by the coding sequence GTGAATAAAACGCAGGATTGCACAGCGACAGCGTTGATGGGCCATGTATATGACGTGGTTATCGTTGGTGCCGGTGCGGCGGGTATTGGTGTTGGCATCGTGCTCTCTCAATTGGGCGTTAACAATTTCGTGGTCGTGGAGGGGGAAACCGTTGGAGCGTCGTTCAAAAAATGGCCACAAGAAACGCGCTTTATTACCCCGTCGTTTCCAGGGCAAGGGTTTGGCGCACTCGACTTGAACGCGATTGTGCCAGATACTTCTCCTGGTTATACGCTCGCGACGGAACATATGTCCGGCGCGGAATATGCTGAATATCTCCATGCGGTGGCGGAGCATTTTGACATCCCCATCTGCGAACATACATATGTTCGGCGCGTCGATAAGTCAGGGGAAGTGTTTTTATTAGAGACCAGTCAAGGGCTTGTCGAAAGTCGATTTGTGGTTTGGGCGACAGGGGAGTTTCACTACCCGGAGGACGCTGCATTTCAGGGTGCTGAAGTGTGCCTGCACAGTAGTCGTGTGGCGAGTTGGTCCGCGTTGGCAGGAGATGATTATTTGATCATCGGCGGAAACGAGAGCGGCATGGATGCCGCTTATCATCTCATTCAGTCGAGCAAACGGGTGATACGTTTCGGATTTACTTTGAAAACGGCGAGACTTGGCTGCGCCCGACGCAACCTATCTGTGCGACAGGGTTTCGCGGTGGACTGTCTGTCATTGCTGAGCATTTCGAATGGTCAGCGGGTGAGACGGTGA
- a CDS encoding alanine racemase yields METPCLVIDSDKLLNNIRRMADVASRNNVRLRPHVKTHKIPRIAQLQLANGATGITVAKVSEAEVMYAGGIRDIFIAYPLVVESKIARALHLAKLMDLTLAVDSFVGARQLSEVAKRHNQTLNVRLEIDTGLHRTGVKYDEAVKLAIAISKLDRLKLTGIYTYRGALLGELPTLDMRAAGFEEGRLMSDLARRIRKAGVDISDVSVGSTPTGAYAAEIDGVTEIRPGTYVFGDRMQVALGSLCLEECAAYIVTTVVSRPSDDLVVIDGGSKTFATDVQPGVSPLYLKGFGEVESYGEAVFERLTEEHGMIRVPRDCPISIGEQIRIIPNHICSTVNLHNSALLKKDGQFERIEIAARGKLE; encoded by the coding sequence TTGGAGACCCCATGTCTGGTAATTGATTCGGATAAATTGCTAAACAACATTCGTCGCATGGCAGACGTCGCTTCTCGAAATAATGTTCGCTTACGGCCACATGTGAAGACGCATAAGATACCACGGATTGCTCAACTTCAGTTAGCGAATGGCGCTACGGGTATTACCGTTGCGAAAGTCTCCGAAGCCGAAGTTATGTACGCCGGGGGAATCAGGGATATTTTTATCGCTTATCCCTTGGTAGTAGAATCTAAGATAGCTCGGGCGTTACATTTGGCAAAACTGATGGACTTAACATTGGCTGTGGATAGTTTCGTTGGAGCAAGGCAGCTATCGGAAGTTGCGAAGCGTCACAACCAAACACTTAATGTGCGACTCGAGATTGATACTGGGTTACATCGAACAGGTGTCAAATATGATGAAGCAGTGAAATTGGCAATTGCAATCAGTAAACTTGATAGGCTAAAACTCACTGGTATTTATACGTATAGAGGTGCACTGTTAGGAGAATTGCCAACTTTAGATATGAGAGCTGCAGGTTTTGAAGAAGGTAGACTCATGTCGGACTTGGCTCGACGGATACGAAAGGCGGGTGTAGATATATCCGATGTAAGTGTAGGTTCAACACCTACGGGGGCCTACGCCGCGGAAATCGATGGAGTGACAGAGATTCGTCCGGGAACCTATGTGTTTGGAGACCGAATGCAAGTTGCCCTTGGATCCCTATGCTTAGAGGAGTGCGCAGCATATATCGTCACGACTGTTGTAAGCAGGCCATCTGATGATTTGGTCGTTATTGACGGAGGCAGCAAGACGTTTGCAACTGATGTTCAGCCAGGGGTTTCGCCCCTTTATTTAAAGGGATTTGGTGAAGTAGAGTCCTACGGTGAAGCAGTTTTTGAACGATTGACCGAAGAGCATGGCATGATTCGTGTTCCCAGAGACTGTCCCATCTCAATTGGGGAGCAAATCAGGATTATTCCCAATCACATCTGTAGTACGGTGAACTTGCATAACTCTGCCTTGTTGAAAAAAGATGGACAATTTGAAAGGATAGAAATTGCAGCTCGCGGAAAGTTAGAGTAA
- a CDS encoding SDR family NAD(P)-dependent oxidoreductase, which translates to MGLETTRALAEAGATVIVPARTIEKAQSAIANIPRVELEELDLIDPASIDAFAQRFLDTGRPLHILINNAGIMVPPLTRDARGYESQFAINHLGHFQLAARLWPALKQARGARVVSVSSAGIRFGSVDFEDPNFEHRAYEKWKAYGQSKSANALFAVALDRRGYAHGVRAFSVHPGRIMTDLVRYMSEDEMNAATSDPNAKFKTPEQGAATSVWCATSRQLDGKGGVYCEDVDIARPVPKEALDGTIHASSGVFPWAVDPDFAERLWQLSESMTGVTFQP; encoded by the coding sequence GTGGGGCTGGAGACGACACGTGCACTCGCCGAAGCGGGCGCGACCGTGATCGTTCCAGCGCGCACGATAGAAAAAGCGCAGTCGGCGATTGCAAATATTCCTCGCGTCGAGCTGGAGGAACTAGATTTGATTGATCCCGCTTCCATTGACGCATTTGCACAACGCTTTCTCGACACCGGACGCCCGCTGCATATCCTTATCAACAATGCAGGGATTATGGTCCCCCCACTCACGCGTGATGCGCGCGGATACGAATCCCAATTCGCCATCAACCACTTAGGACACTTCCAGCTGGCGGCGCGGCTCTGGCCAGCCTTGAAACAAGCGAGAGGCGCACGCGTGGTCTCGGTCTCATCAGCCGGAATTCGCTTCGGAAGCGTTGATTTTGAAGATCCTAACTTCGAGCACAGGGCGTACGAAAAGTGGAAGGCGTATGGCCAATCCAAATCAGCCAACGCCCTATTTGCTGTCGCATTGGACAGACGTGGCTACGCACATGGCGTTCGCGCCTTCTCTGTCCATCCAGGCAGAATCATGACCGATTTGGTGCGTTATATGTCAGAAGACGAAATGAATGCCGCCACGAGCGACCCAAATGCGAAATTCAAGACCCCTGAACAAGGCGCGGCGACAAGCGTTTGGTGTGCGACAAGCCGGCAATTGGACGGAAAAGGCGGCGTCTACTGCGAGGATGTCGACATCGCGCGCCCTGTTCCTAAGGAAGCCCTCGACGGGACAATCCATGCCTCATCGGGCGTGTTTCCATGGGCTGTCGATCCCGACTTTGCCGAACGCCTCTGGCAACTCAGCGAGTCTATGACCGGCGTAACGTTTCAACCATAA
- a CDS encoding GGDEF domain-containing protein, translating into MVALNLHHLTGHYPGDVERVKQSFKHMVSTRETMILELQLKRFTNGWLWVEASGKPVFDERGNLLHFVIVSRDITERKMYEKRLEHLAFHDSLTGLPNRRMFRDRFRQALEEADRHGRKMAVMYMDIDKFKSINDTLGHEVGDELLRQFAHRVQACLRPYDTLARQGGDEFTILLPEITAQEDAVSIAKRILAAIQEPWEISGQVFHTTSSVGVAFYPMDGSTRHELLRHADEALYDAKKDGRNTIKAYAMRGHQSSNG; encoded by the coding sequence GTGGTTGCACTCAATTTACACCACTTGACGGGACACTACCCGGGCGACGTGGAACGGGTGAAACAATCATTCAAACATATGGTGTCTACTAGAGAGACGATGATCTTAGAGTTACAGTTAAAGCGTTTTACGAACGGCTGGTTGTGGGTGGAGGCTAGTGGCAAACCCGTGTTTGATGAAAGGGGAAACTTACTTCATTTTGTAATCGTTTCTAGGGATATTACAGAGAGAAAAATGTACGAGAAGAGGTTGGAACATTTGGCGTTTCACGATTCTTTAACAGGATTGCCCAATCGTCGAATGTTTCGCGACAGATTTCGACAAGCGTTGGAGGAAGCCGATCGGCATGGGCGCAAGATGGCCGTCATGTATATGGACATCGACAAGTTCAAGTCTATCAATGATACCTTGGGTCACGAAGTCGGCGATGAACTTCTTAGACAGTTTGCGCACAGAGTGCAAGCCTGCCTGCGGCCATATGACACGTTGGCCAGACAAGGTGGAGATGAATTTACGATACTGCTGCCTGAAATCACCGCACAGGAGGACGCAGTGTCAATCGCCAAGCGAATTCTTGCAGCCATTCAGGAACCTTGGGAAATCTCCGGCCAGGTGTTTCATACAACATCGAGTGTTGGCGTCGCTTTTTACCCGATGGATGGAAGCACCAGGCACGAACTCCTGCGGCACGCAGATGAGGCGTTATACGACGCCAAGAAAGATGGGCGAAATACAATCAAGGCGTACGCGATGCGGGGACACCAGAGTTCGAATGGGTAA
- a CDS encoding RidA family protein yields the protein MFSRCVIGGIELLVSERLKQLGITLPPPPKVVAAYVPAITVHDLVYTSGNDCRVNGELMYKGKVGLDLTLEEGQRAARQTTINLLAVLQEHLGSLDKIERIVKLLGFVNSAPGFVEQPHVMNGASMLLEDIFGAKGKHARSALAAPELPFNTPVEIEMIVQLKQGI from the coding sequence ATGTTTAGTCGGTGTGTGATTGGAGGAATTGAATTGCTAGTGTCAGAGAGGTTAAAACAGCTTGGAATTACGTTACCTCCCCCACCAAAAGTGGTAGCGGCTTATGTGCCAGCCATCACTGTTCATGACTTAGTTTATACGTCTGGAAATGATTGTCGAGTAAACGGTGAACTAATGTACAAGGGGAAAGTTGGGCTAGATCTGACTCTAGAGGAAGGACAAAGAGCTGCGCGTCAGACGACGATAAATCTCCTGGCAGTCCTGCAAGAGCACCTGGGAAGTCTAGATAAAATAGAACGGATTGTGAAATTACTCGGTTTCGTTAATAGTGCTCCAGGGTTCGTTGAACAACCACATGTCATGAACGGTGCGTCAATGCTCCTTGAAGATATTTTTGGAGCAAAAGGGAAGCATGCTCGTTCTGCGTTAGCAGCACCAGAGTTACCATTTAATACGCCTGTTGAGATAGAAATGATTGTACAACTCAAGCAAGGGATTTAG
- a CDS encoding N-acyl-D-amino-acid deacylase family protein, with amino-acid sequence MYDVLIRGGMIVDGTGRQRYVGDIGISGNRIEAVGSRLDGAAIETIDAKGLVVCPGFIDVHSHDDLAILHDEELPFKLRQGVTTTIIGNCGHSIAPMPDDFELREGLRQYMEPVLGRWVSASSSFGYSEIIDFYNDIVKVNKSVNVGALVGHGPLRVRVMGFSDARATTTEIKEMQRLLSNAMEAGALGLSLGLMYVPGCYAGEEELKALAETVRFYNGIVTAHIRGEGDLLLPSIREMLEIARCTKVSMHISHLKAVGKKNWGTIDEAIEMIRAARREGIDVTCDAYPYAAGSTTLLSLLPPWVLQGGVQGVLSRLANNEIRRKVHGELEVQGSDWENVAYITGWDRVILVSSPSHTEFEGFSVAEIARNMSCTEIEAYFRLIEVNNGTGTIVIHHMDERDVERVLAFEYTAVGSDGLPSTEGHPHPRLYGTFPRFVSKYVRESEILTLEQAIQKATSFTVDRFKLGERGRIQIGSIADIAIFDYDKFEDVATYEKPKQFTRGLRHVLVNGRLVVHNGTIVGEHPAQFIRRCTN; translated from the coding sequence ATGTACGATGTTTTGATTCGCGGTGGAATGATAGTTGATGGAACAGGTCGCCAGCGATACGTTGGCGACATTGGTATCTCCGGCAATCGAATTGAAGCAGTGGGAAGTAGGCTTGATGGAGCCGCCATTGAAACAATTGATGCAAAAGGGCTTGTCGTGTGTCCAGGCTTTATCGATGTGCATTCGCATGACGATTTAGCCATCTTGCACGACGAAGAGTTGCCGTTTAAATTGCGACAAGGTGTGACCACAACCATTATAGGGAATTGCGGACACAGCATTGCACCGATGCCAGATGATTTCGAGCTGCGTGAGGGCTTGAGACAATACATGGAGCCAGTGCTAGGGCGTTGGGTATCCGCGTCCTCTTCGTTTGGATATTCTGAAATAATTGACTTTTACAACGACATTGTCAAAGTCAATAAAAGCGTCAATGTTGGAGCATTAGTTGGGCACGGACCGCTCAGAGTTCGGGTGATGGGTTTTTCGGATGCGCGCGCGACAACAACTGAAATTAAAGAGATGCAGAGATTGCTAAGTAACGCTATGGAAGCAGGGGCCTTGGGATTGTCCCTCGGCTTGATGTACGTACCAGGGTGCTATGCGGGAGAGGAGGAATTGAAGGCGCTAGCTGAAACGGTTCGTTTCTACAACGGTATTGTAACCGCTCACATTCGTGGTGAAGGAGATTTGCTTTTACCTTCGATTCGCGAAATGCTCGAGATTGCACGGTGCACAAAGGTTTCCATGCACATCTCGCATTTGAAGGCAGTGGGGAAAAAGAACTGGGGGACCATTGATGAAGCGATTGAGATGATTCGTGCGGCACGTCGTGAAGGCATTGATGTTACGTGTGACGCTTACCCGTATGCCGCGGGAAGTACAACGCTACTCTCGTTACTTCCACCATGGGTCCTACAGGGTGGTGTTCAGGGTGTGTTGTCACGTTTAGCGAACAATGAAATACGGAGAAAGGTGCATGGTGAACTCGAGGTACAGGGGAGTGATTGGGAAAACGTCGCCTATATCACGGGGTGGGACCGCGTGATATTAGTATCAAGCCCTTCTCATACAGAATTTGAAGGTTTTTCCGTGGCGGAGATCGCGCGCAATATGTCTTGTACTGAAATTGAAGCGTATTTTCGATTGATAGAGGTAAATAACGGTACGGGTACGATTGTGATTCATCACATGGATGAACGTGATGTGGAACGGGTATTGGCATTCGAGTACACAGCCGTGGGAAGCGATGGATTGCCGTCAACAGAGGGGCATCCGCACCCCAGACTCTATGGAACGTTCCCTAGGTTTGTGTCCAAATACGTTCGTGAATCTGAGATTTTAACGCTTGAGCAAGCAATTCAAAAGGCAACGAGCTTTACCGTGGACAGATTCAAACTTGGTGAGCGTGGTCGTATTCAAATTGGTTCAATTGCAGACATTGCAATATTTGATTACGACAAGTTCGAGGATGTCGCAACGTATGAAAAGCCCAAACAGTTTACGCGAGGGCTGCGGCACGTACTGGTTAACGGCAGACTTGTTGTGCACAACGGAACGATTGTCGGTGAACATCCTGCACAATTTATCAGGCGATGCACGAATTGA